From Methanosarcina lacustris Z-7289, one genomic window encodes:
- the mutS gene encoding DNA mismatch repair protein MutS codes for MTEMMTPAMRQFYEAKQAYPDALIFFRMGDFYESFGEDAKTIAKELGITLTARGKDKTGEKMPLAGIPYHAIDTYLPRLINKGYKVAICEQLEDPKQAKGVVKRGVVRVVTPGTAIDSSMFSDASNNYLMAVAGREIGKSGKSEERGEKEMEFGISFLDISTGEFLTTQFTDSESFEKLLSELARMHPAECILPPSLYGNSELVAKLRDQTIVQEFAPEIYGPEEAGENLKAHFGVATLEGMGCEKLEFAVSSAWAALEYAKTTQMRDLAHINTLRTYSNTEFMVLDSITLRNLEIVKNVREGGDENSLYRTLNFTRTPMGSRILKKWLLKPLLSVENINLRLDAVEELTKIPLLRYDIRDWLSDVRDIERLVGRIVYGNASARDLVALKKSMDVVPSIRDCLLEKAGSEILKEIAEGLATFSELENLAEMIEKAIVDEPPITVRDGGMIKPGYNPELDELRDIASNSKKWIAVFQQKERERSGIKSLKIGYNKVFGYYIEVTHANSSQVPEDYIRKQTMSNAERFFTPELKEKESLILTANEKAVALEYEIFTELIQALSAHSRELQETAGRLGTLDVLADLAEVAENNNYTRPQLTEDCKILIRDGRHPVVESTVSGGFVPNDTEMDCKEHQFLLVTGPNMAGKSTYMRQTALIAIMAQAGSFVPASHTSIGMIDQVFTRIGAFDDLASGQSTFMVEMVELANILNNATPRSLVLLDEIGRGTSTYDGYSIAKAVVEFLHNRGKVGVRALFATHYHQLTALEDKLKRVKNYHIAVKEDGHELVFLRKIVPGATDKSYGIQVARLAGVPEKVIERANEILKELERENVFEETEDSENGKKRKSKASARYTQMMLFDPGSGSESSERVKGLSPVEAALKKINVDEMTPIEAMNKLHELKKLLG; via the coding sequence ATGACAGAGATGATGACCCCTGCAATGCGCCAGTTCTACGAAGCCAAGCAGGCATACCCTGACGCCCTTATCTTCTTCAGGATGGGAGACTTCTACGAGTCCTTTGGGGAAGACGCAAAAACCATTGCGAAAGAACTTGGAATTACCCTGACTGCACGGGGGAAAGACAAAACGGGGGAGAAAATGCCGCTTGCAGGAATCCCCTACCATGCCATTGACACCTACCTGCCCAGGTTAATAAATAAGGGGTACAAGGTAGCCATATGTGAACAGCTCGAAGACCCGAAGCAGGCAAAAGGGGTTGTGAAGCGGGGGGTTGTCAGGGTGGTAACCCCGGGAACAGCAATAGATTCTTCCATGTTTTCGGATGCCTCAAACAATTACCTCATGGCAGTTGCAGGGAGGGAGATCGGAAAATCCGGAAAAAGTGAAGAACGCGGAGAAAAAGAAATGGAATTCGGGATCTCCTTCCTCGACATTTCTACAGGGGAGTTCCTTACAACCCAATTTACGGACTCGGAAAGCTTTGAAAAGCTCCTCAGCGAACTTGCTCGCATGCACCCTGCAGAATGCATCCTGCCCCCGTCCCTGTACGGGAATTCGGAGCTTGTAGCCAAGTTAAGAGACCAGACAATCGTGCAGGAATTTGCTCCTGAGATTTACGGACCCGAGGAAGCCGGAGAAAACCTGAAAGCCCATTTTGGGGTCGCAACCCTCGAGGGCATGGGCTGTGAAAAGCTCGAGTTTGCAGTTTCCTCCGCCTGGGCTGCCCTTGAGTATGCAAAAACTACCCAGATGAGGGACCTTGCTCATATCAATACCCTCAGGACCTACTCAAACACCGAATTCATGGTCCTGGATTCGATTACCCTTCGCAACCTCGAAATCGTGAAAAACGTGAGGGAAGGAGGAGACGAAAACTCCCTATATCGGACCCTGAACTTCACACGGACCCCTATGGGAAGCCGTATCCTGAAAAAATGGTTATTAAAGCCGCTTCTTTCCGTCGAAAATATAAACCTCAGGCTGGATGCAGTCGAAGAGCTGACAAAAATCCCTCTTCTCCGCTATGATATAAGAGACTGGCTCTCAGACGTAAGAGATATCGAACGCCTGGTAGGAAGGATAGTATACGGAAATGCCAGTGCAAGGGACCTTGTAGCCCTGAAAAAGTCCATGGACGTCGTACCTTCTATCCGGGACTGCCTGCTGGAAAAAGCCGGGTCAGAAATATTAAAAGAGATTGCAGAAGGACTTGCAACCTTTTCGGAACTGGAAAACCTGGCGGAAATGATTGAAAAAGCAATTGTGGATGAGCCTCCGATAACCGTCCGGGACGGAGGAATGATAAAGCCAGGGTACAATCCTGAACTTGACGAACTCCGGGATATTGCAAGCAACAGCAAAAAGTGGATTGCGGTTTTTCAGCAGAAAGAGAGAGAGAGAAGCGGAATCAAGTCCCTGAAAATCGGATACAATAAGGTCTTTGGTTATTATATCGAAGTTACCCATGCAAACAGCAGCCAGGTGCCCGAGGACTATATAAGAAAACAGACCATGTCTAATGCCGAGCGTTTCTTTACGCCGGAACTTAAAGAAAAAGAAAGCCTGATCCTGACAGCAAACGAAAAGGCAGTGGCTCTGGAATACGAAATCTTCACTGAACTTATACAGGCCCTTTCAGCCCACTCAAGGGAACTCCAGGAAACAGCAGGAAGACTGGGGACCCTTGATGTCCTTGCAGACCTTGCCGAGGTTGCAGAAAATAACAACTATACGCGGCCGCAGCTCACCGAAGACTGCAAGATCCTTATCAGGGACGGACGGCATCCAGTAGTCGAAAGTACCGTATCAGGAGGCTTTGTACCCAATGATACCGAAATGGACTGCAAGGAGCACCAGTTTTTGCTTGTTACAGGCCCGAACATGGCAGGAAAGTCCACTTACATGCGCCAGACCGCCCTTATAGCAATTATGGCTCAGGCAGGTTCCTTTGTTCCGGCATCCCATACATCCATAGGAATGATTGATCAGGTCTTCACAAGGATAGGGGCTTTTGACGACCTTGCAAGCGGGCAGAGCACTTTTATGGTTGAGATGGTGGAGCTTGCAAATATCCTGAATAACGCAACTCCCCGAAGTCTTGTACTGCTTGACGAAATCGGGAGGGGGACGAGCACATATGACGGGTACAGCATCGCAAAAGCAGTTGTGGAGTTCCTGCACAACAGGGGAAAGGTGGGAGTAAGAGCTCTTTTTGCGACCCATTATCACCAACTTACAGCCCTTGAAGATAAATTAAAAAGGGTCAAAAACTACCATATTGCAGTAAAAGAAGATGGCCACGAGTTAGTTTTCCTGCGGAAAATCGTCCCCGGAGCAACAGACAAGAGTTACGGTATCCAGGTTGCAAGGCTTGCCGGAGTCCCGGAAAAGGTGATCGAACGGGCAAACGAGATCCTGAAGGAACTTGAAAGAGAAAACGTGTTTGAAGAAACAGAGGATAGCGAAAACGGGAAAAAGAGGAAAAGCAAAGCAAGTGCACGCTATACCCAGATGATGCTTTTCGACCCCGGGAGCGGAAGTGAAAGTTCGGAGAGGGTAAAAGGGTTGAGCCCTGTGGAAGCAGCCCTGAAAAAGATTAACGTGGATGAGATGACGCCAATAGAAGCCATGAATAAACTCCATGAACTGAAAAAGCTGCTTGGTTAA
- a CDS encoding ABC transporter permease, giving the protein MPIYDISYTSLIFCFFLLAIPIFISRKIRLGLERNTMEAVFRMSIQLFFAGIFLNFIFDLNNGLLNLTWVGMMIFFASYTAIKSADLNVKKLLVPIILAIAFSNLAVLLYVNKFVINLENLLDARYLIPIGGMLLGNTLRGNVVGIGNFYSDIKRNENRYLYSLSLGAGRYEAVLPYLRKSLKAAVKPTLANISSIGIVSLPGMMTGQILGGASPLVAIKYQITIMIAIYVSTLMSSTLSILTTLKTAFDEYGLVNKELYGKRI; this is encoded by the coding sequence ATGCCTATTTATGATATAAGTTACACCTCGTTAATCTTCTGTTTCTTCTTACTTGCAATTCCGATTTTCATAAGCCGAAAAATCCGGCTCGGGCTCGAAAGAAACACTATGGAAGCAGTTTTCAGGATGTCGATTCAGCTCTTTTTTGCAGGCATCTTTCTGAACTTTATTTTTGACCTGAATAACGGACTTTTGAACCTGACCTGGGTAGGAATGATGATCTTCTTTGCGTCCTACACTGCAATAAAAAGTGCGGATCTGAATGTAAAAAAACTCCTTGTGCCCATTATTTTAGCTATTGCTTTTTCAAACCTGGCAGTGCTTTTGTATGTCAATAAATTCGTGATCAATCTGGAGAATCTCCTTGATGCACGCTACCTGATCCCTATAGGAGGGATGCTGCTTGGAAATACGCTTCGGGGAAATGTGGTAGGGATAGGGAATTTTTACAGCGATATCAAGAGAAACGAAAATCGTTACCTTTACAGCCTATCCCTTGGAGCAGGCAGATACGAGGCTGTTCTTCCATACCTGCGAAAAAGCCTGAAAGCTGCAGTAAAACCCACCCTGGCAAATATTTCATCCATTGGAATTGTTTCTTTGCCCGGGATGATGACAGGACAGATCCTTGGAGGAGCAAGCCCCCTGGTTGCCATCAAGTATCAGATTACCATCATGATAGCAATCTATGTTTCAACCCTCATGAGCTCAACCCTCAGTATTCTCACAACCCTCAAGACAGCCTTTGATGAATACGGACTCGTAAACAAAGAGCTGTACGGGAAAAGGATCTAA
- a CDS encoding ABC transporter ATP-binding protein, which produces MSTEPLNNELIKYENIGISFENKKVLSGFNLSVKKNQKVLLRGKSGTGKTTLLKMLLGFTKPAEGTLYFQNQEIDSRTCWEARKEIAYVVQDTDLGEGKVKNLLNEIFSYKVNKEKLDPEKLRVFMRELELGDEILNQNFQELSGGEKQRIGILISLLLNRNVYLLDEVTSALDVNLKKKVADYFLSREDLTLMIISHDREWEGDWTEIVDLETRSLEAGKASLQTR; this is translated from the coding sequence ATGTCTACTGAGCCGTTAAATAACGAACTGATAAAATACGAAAATATAGGGATCTCGTTTGAAAACAAAAAGGTTCTTTCGGGTTTCAACCTGAGCGTAAAGAAAAATCAAAAAGTCCTCCTGCGAGGAAAATCCGGGACCGGGAAAACCACTCTTTTAAAAATGTTGCTGGGCTTTACAAAACCTGCAGAAGGCACCCTTTATTTTCAGAACCAGGAAATTGATTCCAGAACATGCTGGGAAGCCCGAAAAGAGATCGCTTATGTGGTACAGGATACGGATCTTGGGGAAGGAAAGGTAAAAAACCTGTTAAACGAGATTTTTTCATATAAGGTAAATAAAGAAAAACTGGACCCTGAGAAGCTTCGGGTCTTTATGCGAGAACTGGAGCTGGGAGATGAGATTCTTAATCAGAATTTTCAAGAACTTTCGGGAGGAGAAAAGCAGCGAATAGGAATCCTTATTTCCCTCCTCCTGAACAGGAATGTATACCTGCTCGACGAAGTCACCTCTGCTCTTGATGTGAACTTAAAAAAGAAGGTAGCTGATTATTTCCTTTCCCGAGAGGACTTAACACTTATGATCATCTCCCATGATCGTGAATGGGAAGGCGACTGGACAGAAATAGTAGATCTTGAAACCAGATCCCTGGAAGCTGGGAAAGCCAGTCTTCAAACCAGATAA
- a CDS encoding CDP-alcohol phosphatidyltransferase family protein: MPLSPNTLTLLGFVVSVAAGAAFALGKPFGGGLLILFSGVFDTLDGGVARAKNRITAFGGVLDSVCDRYSDGLMFLGIMAGAINGRLVLTPIMGIDGWLWAGFALIGSFLVSYTRARAESAGCRKLSVGIAERMERMLILAFGALSGFLGWALVLIAVFAHITIIQRVLRAKSILSKSPESEIQKP; encoded by the coding sequence ATACCTCTCTCTCCAAACACCCTTACTCTGTTGGGTTTTGTGGTAAGTGTGGCTGCCGGAGCTGCATTCGCCCTGGGCAAACCTTTTGGAGGTGGACTCCTGATTCTCTTCAGCGGAGTTTTTGATACTCTTGACGGAGGAGTCGCAAGAGCAAAAAACAGGATCACTGCTTTCGGAGGCGTACTGGACTCGGTCTGCGACCGATATTCCGACGGGCTGATGTTTCTTGGAATAATGGCAGGAGCGATAAACGGAAGGCTTGTGCTTACCCCGATCATGGGAATTGACGGTTGGCTCTGGGCAGGCTTTGCCCTTATAGGTTCTTTTCTGGTGAGCTACACCCGCGCCCGCGCCGAGTCCGCAGGCTGCAGGAAACTATCTGTCGGAATTGCCGAACGTATGGAAAGGATGCTCATTCTGGCTTTTGGTGCCCTCTCGGGCTTCCTCGGCTGGGCTCTTGTTCTGATAGCCGTATTCGCCCACATTACCATCATCCAGAGAGTCCTGCGAGCAAAGAGTATCCTGAGTAAGTCTCCTGAATCCGAAATTCAGAAACCCTGA
- the iscB gene encoding RNA-guided endonuclease IscB has product MFVFVLSKGGNPLMPTKPAKARILLKTGKAKVVRTTPFTIKLLFGSSSYTQPVTAGIDSGSKAVGCAAIASGKVLYQSEVSMRENVSKKMQQRQMYRRSRRSRKTRYRPARFDNRGNLRREGRLAPSIKSKLESHFREKRFVEALLLVTKWKVELASFDIHKIKNPEVSGIGSQEGDLKGFYNVKAYVLHRDGYTCHHCKGKSKDSRLHCHHIVFRSNQGSDAPENLITLCETCHKALHKGEFKLSERRSNTKHATEVGIVKSLIKKSDWSFEEVFGYETKFRREQVLGLEKTHYFDAVAICCGNKQTVEPDDTVYFKKHVPAGDYQQTKGKRSEKNIPTGKLFGLRKFDLVKTEKGIGVVWGKRSSGYFSISDIFGNKISDSANVKKKCRRLSARSTTLVQTIQLTHSSPTFHFRQAGTVEEGISC; this is encoded by the coding sequence ATGTTTGTATTTGTACTCAGCAAAGGCGGAAACCCGCTAATGCCCACGAAACCGGCAAAAGCGAGGATCTTGCTCAAAACAGGAAAGGCAAAAGTGGTCCGAACCACGCCCTTCACAATCAAGTTACTTTTCGGAAGCAGTAGCTACACTCAACCCGTAACTGCCGGGATTGATTCCGGATCGAAAGCTGTAGGATGTGCTGCTATAGCTTCTGGAAAAGTGTTGTATCAGTCCGAAGTCTCCATGAGAGAAAACGTTTCAAAAAAGATGCAACAAAGGCAGATGTACAGACGAAGCCGGAGAAGCCGGAAGACAAGGTACAGGCCAGCAAGGTTCGATAACCGGGGAAATTTAAGGAGAGAAGGAAGGTTGGCTCCTTCCATCAAAAGCAAACTTGAGTCTCATTTCAGGGAAAAACGATTTGTGGAAGCTCTTCTCCTGGTAACGAAGTGGAAGGTAGAACTTGCTTCCTTTGATATCCACAAAATCAAAAACCCGGAAGTTTCCGGAATTGGGTCTCAGGAAGGGGACCTTAAAGGCTTCTACAATGTCAAGGCTTACGTTTTGCACAGGGATGGCTACACCTGCCACCATTGCAAGGGAAAGTCAAAGGATTCCCGGTTGCATTGCCATCACATTGTTTTCAGATCAAACCAGGGATCAGATGCTCCTGAAAACCTGATCACGCTTTGTGAAACCTGTCACAAAGCCCTGCACAAAGGGGAGTTCAAACTTTCAGAAAGAAGGTCAAACACGAAACACGCCACAGAAGTTGGCATTGTCAAGTCCCTGATCAAGAAATCCGACTGGAGCTTTGAGGAAGTTTTCGGTTACGAAACAAAGTTCAGGCGAGAACAGGTTTTGGGACTCGAAAAAACGCATTACTTTGATGCGGTTGCTATCTGTTGTGGGAACAAACAAACCGTAGAACCGGATGATACGGTTTACTTCAAAAAACACGTTCCTGCGGGAGATTATCAGCAAACAAAAGGGAAGAGATCAGAGAAGAACATACCTACTGGAAAGCTGTTTGGGCTCAGGAAATTCGATCTTGTAAAAACGGAAAAAGGGATCGGAGTAGTCTGGGGAAAACGGTCATCCGGGTATTTTTCAATCTCAGATATATTTGGAAACAAAATTTCAGATAGTGCGAATGTTAAGAAAAAATGCAGGAGACTGAGTGCGAGGAGTACAACATTAGTTCAGACGATACAGTTAACACATTCCTCCCCCACCTTCCATTTCCGGCAAGCCGGAACTGTCGAGGAAGGGATCTCCTGCTGA
- a CDS encoding (Fe-S)-binding protein — MNLVEKHREKCTQCGQCLLVCPRYDDISLLDRLYGYLDGTSEIEPASLVRCLTCGLCAEACPEDLGIKMLISPARQKWVSENGLTDRQTMVDPEAENNIFKKIKEMDEIPAYIDSPGSVVYFPGCAGTYINKNMPQAVVALLEKAGVDYTVLSGLEYCCGAVSAGAGNPGPIRRHGQQNIDEVRKRGAKILITSCPGCFKAFKEIYPKMFGELDFEVLQVSQYLECLLKEGKLIPETTLKNRVFYHDPCHLTRSMGVYTEARNVLENIPGTELANKTPEGSACCGFGGGVRVNYPSESLSVASDRFRAAGKLGCEVIITNCGGCMQNLLEAGKDEKIKVFDLAEYLSLACGVKIPREDQKMLELVNRAYRLCLSGYKEPGLS, encoded by the coding sequence ATGAATCTGGTGGAAAAACACAGGGAAAAATGTACGCAATGCGGGCAGTGCCTTCTAGTCTGCCCTCGATACGATGACATCAGTTTGCTTGACCGGCTTTACGGGTATCTGGACGGGACTTCCGAAATTGAGCCTGCGTCCCTGGTGCGCTGCCTGACCTGCGGACTTTGCGCTGAAGCCTGTCCTGAGGACCTGGGTATCAAGATGCTTATTTCTCCTGCCCGGCAGAAATGGGTAAGTGAAAACGGCCTTACGGACAGGCAGACTATGGTGGATCCTGAGGCTGAAAATAATATCTTCAAAAAGATTAAGGAAATGGATGAGATTCCTGCGTACATAGACAGTCCTGGTTCTGTCGTGTATTTCCCGGGCTGCGCTGGCACCTATATTAACAAAAATATGCCACAGGCTGTTGTTGCCCTTCTGGAAAAAGCCGGGGTTGATTACACTGTCCTGAGCGGGCTTGAATACTGTTGCGGGGCGGTATCTGCAGGTGCCGGAAATCCAGGACCTATTCGCAGGCACGGACAGCAAAATATTGATGAAGTCCGGAAAAGAGGGGCAAAAATTCTTATTACTTCCTGTCCTGGCTGTTTCAAAGCTTTTAAGGAAATCTATCCCAAAATGTTTGGGGAACTGGACTTCGAGGTGCTGCAGGTCTCGCAGTATCTGGAATGCCTTTTAAAGGAAGGCAAACTTATTCCGGAAACTACCCTCAAAAACAGGGTCTTTTACCATGACCCCTGCCATCTTACACGGAGCATGGGCGTCTACACGGAAGCAAGAAATGTGCTTGAAAACATTCCCGGAACCGAGCTTGCAAATAAAACCCCCGAAGGTTCGGCTTGCTGCGGTTTTGGGGGCGGTGTAAGGGTCAACTACCCTTCCGAGTCTCTGTCGGTGGCTTCGGACCGTTTTCGGGCTGCCGGAAAACTGGGCTGTGAAGTGATTATCACTAACTGTGGAGGTTGTATGCAGAACCTTCTCGAAGCCGGAAAGGATGAAAAAATAAAGGTATTTGACCTCGCTGAATATCTTTCCCTTGCTTGCGGAGTAAAAATTCCGCGGGAAGATCAGAAAATGCTTGAGCTTGTTAACAGGGCTTACAGATTATGTCTTTCAGGCTATAAAGAACCCGGGTTGTCATAA